CCCAAGGAGTATAGGATTCTCGAGTGCTTGCCTAAGAATAACTATGGGAAGGTCGTAAAAACTGAACTCAGGCGCGCCTTGGAGTCTGAGCGATGAATTACTACTCCAGATCAATGTTGGGCAGCTCGAGTTACACGCCGAACAGAATATGAGCGCATTTTTGCTATGTGTTGGAGCCTTTGCCTCTACATTGGCAGGTGGCTTTGTTGCCTTGAGATTCAGCGATAGGTTGCATTACCTTTTGAGCTTTGCTGCCGGGGTATTGTTAGGCGTTATTTGCTTTGAAATACTTCCGGAAATATTTCATCAGGCACAGTTGGAAAATATTGAGCCAACCGGAGCAATGGTTGCCCTGCTCGGTGGCTTTCTGTTTTTCCATGCGCTGGAGAAATATGCCCTGGTTCACCATGTTCATGAGTCTGATTATCCCTACCATCAACACCCCCATCGAGGCGTACTCTCTGCCTTGGCACTGGTTGGACATAGCTTTGTTGATGGGGTCGGAATCGGATTGGCTTTTCAGGTATCCCCCTCCGTCGGGGTTGTCGTCGCTATTGCAGTGATCAGCCATGACTTTTGTGATGGACTCAATACCGTAAGCCTGATGTTGCTTCATCGAAATACCAGAAAGCGTGCGTTGAAAATGCTTTTTCTGGACGCGTCGTCACCTATTTTGGGGGTGATTTCAACGATGTTTTTTCAGGTGCCTTCGAATGTGTTGATTGGCTATTTGGGCTTTTTTGCTGGGTTTCTTTTGTATATAGGAACGTCGGATATCCTGCCCGAAGCCCAT
The DNA window shown above is from Dechloromonas sp. HYN0024 and carries:
- a CDS encoding ZIP family metal transporter → MSAFLLCVGAFASTLAGGFVALRFSDRLHYLLSFAAGVLLGVICFEILPEIFHQAQLENIEPTGAMVALLGGFLFFHALEKYALVHHVHESDYPYHQHPHRGVLSALALVGHSFVDGVGIGLAFQVSPSVGVVVAIAVISHDFCDGLNTVSLMLLHRNTRKRALKMLFLDASSPILGVISTMFFQVPSNVLIGYLGFFAGFLLYIGTSDILPEAHSKDRAGVTGRLLLLTGLGATFIYVITTLAE